The proteins below are encoded in one region of Alosa sapidissima isolate fAloSap1 chromosome 24, fAloSap1.pri, whole genome shotgun sequence:
- the foxk2a gene encoding forkhead box protein K2 has product MAVVSGMSGSAVARLEGREFEYLMKKRSVTIGRNSSHGSVDVSMGHSSFISRRHLEIFTAGEDGAGSGDFYLRCLGKNGVFVDGVFQRRGAPPLQLPRMCTFRFPSTNIKITFTVLATDKKERRNAPESPVKAVQPQISPLTINIPDNITHLMSPLPSPTSTISAANSCPSSPRGAGLSSYRMGRGLTAEFIGDNSQSENDKDASGGDSPKDDSKPPYSYAQLIVQAITMAPDKQLTLNGIYTHITKNYPYYRTADKGWQNSIRHNLSLNRYFIKVPRSQEEPGKGSFWRIDPSSEGKLIEQAFRKRRPRVPCFRTPLGPLSSRSAPASPNHAGGLSAHSSGVQTPESLSREGSPIPMEPEPTPAPTPAAASTAPVQPKLAVIQEARFTQNAPGSPMAGQPVLITVQRQLPQTIKPVTYAMASPVSTPSSSSSSSPQPTVVQTLHVVHQLPAVAVTTVASLTAGATYTANAAYTANAQSGQQNGGDHSEVKVKVEAMPAISNASIGGASRFIQTSQGTPLQTVTLVQQAPLGQHQLPIKTITQNGTHVVPISAAISTAGNTAVASPLHLLATHASASASLPTKRQNGEPSEQSEPKKLKTEDETEGGGVFAVTTDRDKQAVNE; this is encoded by the exons ATGGCGGTGGTGAGCGGGATGTCAGGGTCGGCAGTCGCCCGGCTTGAGGGCCGAGAATTCGAGTATCTTATGAAGAAGCGCTCGGTAACCATCGGTCGAAATTCTTCTCACGGGTCAGTGGATGTCAGCATGGGTCACTCAAGTTTTATTTCACGAAGACACCTTGAAATATTTACTGCGGGCGAAGATGGCGCGGGCAGCGGCGACTTCTATCTTCGATGTCTCGGCAAAAATGGGGTGTTTGTGGATGGGGTGTTCCAAAGGCGAGGGGCTCCTCCTCTGCAGCTTCCACGAAT GTGCACTTTCCGTTTCCCCAGCACAAACATCAAGATCACTTTCACAGTTTTGGCAACTGACAAGAAGGAACGAAGGAACGCCCCCGAGTCCCCAGTGAAAGCGGTTCAGCCTCAGATATCCCCGCTGACCATTAACATTCCAGACAacatcactcacctgatgagtcccctcccttcccccacCAGCACCATCAG TGCTGCCAACTCCTGTCCGTCCAGCCCCAGAGGGGCGGGGTTGTCCAGCTACAGGATGGGACGTGGACTCACTGCTGAATTCATTGGGGACAACTCTCAGTCAGAGAATGACAAAGACGCCTCAGGAGGGGACAGTCCAAAG GATGACTCTAAACCCCCTTACTCGTATGCACAGTTGATTGTCCAAGCGATCACAATGGCACCAGACAAGCAACTCACATTGAATGGCATCTATACGCACATCACTAAAAACTACCCGTATTATAGGACTGCAGATAAGGGCTGGCAG AACTCAATCCGTCACAATCTGTCACTGAACCGCTACTTTATTAAAGTGCCCAGATCCCAGGAGGAACCAGGCAAAGGGTCTTTCTGGAGAATAGACCCCTCATCGGAGGGCAAGCTCATAGAGCAGGCCTTCAGGAAGCGAAGGCCTCGGGTGCCGTGCTTCAGGACTCCGCTAGGTCCCCTTTCTTCCAG GAGTGCGCCCGCTTCTCCGAACCATGCAGGTGGGCTCTCCGCCCACTCCAGCGGGGTGCAGACCCCCGAGAGCTTATCGCGAGAAGGCTCTCCCATTCCCATGGAGCCTGAGCCCACCCCTGCCCCCACTCCAGCCGCCGCCTCTACCGCTCCTGTCCAGCCCAAGCTTGCAGTCATTCAAGAGGCACGCTTCACCCAGAATGCCCCTG GGTCTCCCATGGCCGGCCAGCCAGTCCTAATCACCGTTCAGCGGCAACTCCCCCAGACCATTAAGCCGGTGACCTACGCCATGGCCTCGCCCgtctccaccccctcctcctcatcatcctcctcgCCCCAGCCCACCGTGGTGCAGACGTTACACGTGGTCCACCAGCTCCCGGCTGTGGCAGTCACCACGGTGGCCAGCCTCACCGCCGGCGCTACCTACACGGCCAACGCCGCCTACACTGCCAACGCCCAGTCGGGGCAGCAGAACGGTGGTGACCACTCGGAGGTCAAAG TGAAAGTAGAAGCAATGCCTGCCATCTCAAACGCCTCTATAGGTGGGGCCAGTCGCTTCATTCAGACCTCCCAGGGCACACCCCTCCAGACTGTTACCTTGGTGCAGCAGGCTCCATTGGGTCAGCACCAACTGCCAATCAAAACCATCACACAGAACGGCACGCACGTAGTGCCCATCAGCGCTGCCATCTCAACTGCAGGAAACACGG caGTGGCAAGTCCCCTCCACTTACTGGCAACCCACGCCTCGGCGTCGGCCTCCCTGCCAACCAAGCGCCAAAACGGAGAGCCGTCAGAACAGTCGGAGCCCAAGAAGCTCAAAACTGAGGACGAGACGGAAGGTGGAGGAGTCTTCGCCGTGACTACAGACAGAGACAAGCAGGCGGTCAACGAATAG